GCTGTCGCAGGCGCTAGGGGACCGCAAGGGCATCGAGCGCTATGGCAGCGCCTTCGTACCGATGGACGAGACGCTGGCCCACGCGGTGGTGGACCTGTCGGGCCGTGCCCACCTGGCCTTCGAGCCGGAGACGCTGGACGTGTGGGGCGACGCGGGCGGCATGACCCACTACCACCTGCGCGAGTTCCTGCGCGGCTTTTGCAACCACGGCGGCGTGACCCTGCACGTCCGGCTGCTGGCGGGGCGCGAGGCCCACCACGTGATCGAGGCGGTGGTCAAGGCGCTGGCCCGTGCCCTGCGCGACGCCGTGGCCGTGACCTCCAGCGAGATGCCTAGCACCAAGGGCAGCCTGTGAGTGCTCCGGCGTCGGCCAGACCGGAAGTGTTGCTGCTCGACTACGGCGCGGGCAATATCCGCAGCGCGGCCAAGGCGCTGGAGCGGGCCGGGATGCGGGTGCGCGTGTCGGATAGTCCTGCCGACGTGCCGCATGCCTCCGCGTTAGTGGTGCCAGGTCAGGGCCACTTCCGGCAGGTCATGCAGGCCTTCGACACGGGCGGCTTTCACGGCCCGGTCACGGACGCGGCGCGGGGCGGGGTGCCGCTCCTGGGCATCTGCGTGGGCATGCAGATGCTCCTGAGCGATTCCGAGGAGGCTCCAGGGACGCCGGGCCTGAACCTGATCCCCGGCACTGTCCGCAGGTTTGTCGCCGGGGCTGGCCACAAGGTGCCGCAGATGGGCTGGAACGCGCTGGAGCGGGTGGGCGACTCGCCGCTGCTGCGTGAGCTGAACGGTCCGGCCTACGCCTACTTCGTCCACAGCTACTACGTTCCCGCCGACGTTGCCGTGGAGCACGGGGCACTGGGCGAGTACGGCGTGCCCTTCTGGGCGGCCCTGAGCGTGGGCAATCTTCACGCCGCCCAGTTTCACCCGGAAAAGAGCGGCGCGGTGGGGCTGGCGCTGCTGGAGCGTTTCCGGCGGAACGTGCTGGGTTAGGGGCGCCCCGCTAGACCAACCGCGTTCCCCCGCCTTTCAACTGGGTCCCAATTGCGCGACAATCGGGGCATGACCCAAA
This genomic interval from Deinococcus humi contains the following:
- the hisB gene encoding imidazoleglycerol-phosphate dehydratase HisB: MSRTAPPSRTATVTRKTAETDITVRLDLDSPAYEAGQSGHGFFDHMLDALARHSRLGLSVTATGDLHIEPHHLIEDTGITLGQALSQALGDRKGIERYGSAFVPMDETLAHAVVDLSGRAHLAFEPETLDVWGDAGGMTHYHLREFLRGFCNHGGVTLHVRLLAGREAHHVIEAVVKALARALRDAVAVTSSEMPSTKGSL
- the hisH gene encoding imidazole glycerol phosphate synthase subunit HisH, encoding MSAPASARPEVLLLDYGAGNIRSAAKALERAGMRVRVSDSPADVPHASALVVPGQGHFRQVMQAFDTGGFHGPVTDAARGGVPLLGICVGMQMLLSDSEEAPGTPGLNLIPGTVRRFVAGAGHKVPQMGWNALERVGDSPLLRELNGPAYAYFVHSYYVPADVAVEHGALGEYGVPFWAALSVGNLHAAQFHPEKSGAVGLALLERFRRNVLG